Genomic segment of Arachis hypogaea cultivar Tifrunner chromosome 16, arahy.Tifrunner.gnm2.J5K5, whole genome shotgun sequence:
aattagtagtattttattttagatgttaattttttaactcatattataTTAAGTCAAATAAACAGTCCAGTACACATTGTAAAATACTCAATTACATCCCTAGCGGGAATCTGATATTAAGTAAGAaactcaatttttaatttttatataataaaatggaCGGATAGAATAGACTAGGCACACCGTGAGTAACAGAGAGTTTTAGCCGCCAATTACATCTTTTATTTGTAACTTAATTAGATGACTAGTAATATACTAATAGGGGATTTACCTTAGCTTAAGCAACGATGGTTCATGGTTGGTTTGGTGAGCATACATAATTGAATGTGATCCTAGGCCTAAGAGTGCATTAATTAAACCGGGTTTCTGAGAGACAGAGAGCGGTTCCTGCTGCTGAATAGACTGGAGCAGTGGCCTGAACCCGCCGGCGAAGCGATCCCGTTACCGCACTTTGCCACTGTCCTCAAGCTCTCAATGAGCGCCTCCGTCAGCGAGCCCTGTGACAGAATCTCCGACAGCTGCTCCGGGCTTATCACCAAGTTCACCTTCCACACTCCGGCGCTGTAATTATTATTATGCCTTGGAGAGGATCCCTCTTCTGCTTGCGACCACATGTTAGCGTTGCAAGTGAAAATCCGGTAAGGTGTTGAGGTGGAGTTAGAGAGTTGTCTGGTTATCATGCTCGCTCTTGaagttgaataataataataagggttgAGAGGGAGGAGGTAGTAGAGTTGGCCGGCATGAAGCTCTTGTTTGCGGAGAAGGGGCTCCGATGAGAAGGGGCTTGCGAATATGGCGTGACCGGGGAACCCGTTGGTAATGGAATGAACGGTTATTGGGGTGCAGAGCTCCATGATGCCTCCATTGGAGGTCACCACCTTCACCATCTGCTTGTTATCCATTAAGACTCCGCCATGACTAGTGGCGGTGATGATCCCTTTTAAGGCGCAGTTACCCATATTATATTCTCTTCTACTATAGAACTAGTTCAATTCGATTTGCTCCTTGTATTGtttcttatgtatatatatattaattaataagtgCTGCCTGCTGACTGACACAAAAAGCAAACAAAGCATTATTAGATCCCTTTTTTCATATTCTTTGTTTGGAATCTTTGGGGTAATGTAGGAAAGAAAGTAATAATAAGTATTTAATCGGCGGCCAGCACAGGTTAATTCGTGAATTATTTTAGGATTTTGATAAGTAGAGAATGATTTTTGTAAACAACGTGAATAATAGgttttaaaattagttcaatAAACTTAAAAACATACTACatcttaattatttatctaaattttaatattagataactatttatatacataatgaattaaatatctaatatatttattatttatattatttaatatttttattatctatctcttattttctattatttatcatacaAAGGCTGTCCTAAAAGAAGCCAACGATCCAATGCGGAAGCTCCTTAATAAGAAGTGTTTTATTcagtttttagaaaaaaaatattttttttttaattttttaaatagttaatattaaatatttaaattaattaaataataataaatttttaaaaataaaaaacataattaattaaaaaattaaaataatatattattaaatttaaaaacagatcaaaagattaaattttaaaaaataattagtatccTTGTTATTAAGAATGATAGTCAATGAAACTATATTCATAAAAAAGAGAACACCAACAGGGCCGGTCTCGTGAGTAGCGATATATTTTTATGAgaattttataaagaaaaggtttttgCATGAGAAAGGTTAGACagattatcagaatttattatcttttagttattatttgttattaattcaatttttttagtaagtttttttagtctaaaaatttaactatatttttttatattttaaatattgataactaattgatgataaaaaataataaattttgatcattttttaatattttttttatgtagtaTAAAGAGGAATATATCtacgataaaaaaattaatatttaaattaatctttaaacTTATATtagcattttaattttatctcaaaaattttaatttactcaatttcatTTTTTAACTTGTTATTCGTAAGTCAATgagttttttactttatttttatcatAGAACTATTAATGACGTACTCAAATAAATTGATGACTATTACATTGAGGACTACTACATTAAGCTTTTAAAGACTATTTGATGTgataactaatattttttattttaattatttgttccttaagaaatttttaaaatttttaagtaaaattactatttgaattttaaacgcttcataagaaaaaaattaaaataaaaaagttttaattatCACATTAAATAGTTATTAAGAAGTTCAGCGTGACCGCCACCAATTTATTTCAGCATTCTATTAACGGTTCTGTGATGAAATCAAAGTTAAAGACTAACTTGAATGGAAAaatctaggggccagcaacttctTCAAATTCTAGCCAGCATGTAACTAGCAAGAAAAAGTGAGCCATTGaatgaaatttcacaccaatctcacaccattaaaataattattgatggctatttgatggctacaaataccAAAAGTTACTGGCCCCTAACACTCCTCAAAAATAAAATGATACATTCTTTTAAATAGATAAATA
This window contains:
- the LOC112758555 gene encoding uncharacterized protein, which produces MGNCALKGIITATSHGGVLMDNKQMVKVVTSNGGIMELCTPITVHSITNGFPGHAIFASPFSSEPLLRKQELHAGQLYYLLPLNPYYYYSTSRASMITRQLSNSTSTPYRIFTCNANMWSQAEEGSSPRHNNNYSAGVWKVNLVISPEQLSEILSQGSLTEALIESLRTVAKCGNGIASPAGSGHCSSLFSSRNRSLSLRNPV